A window of Phycisphaerae bacterium contains these coding sequences:
- a CDS encoding RHS repeat protein, with protein sequence AQGRLTRVYDSGGKYIELVRDTNGRLTQVKSAVETGGGGSEHLTFNYDANGRLQTLVGPDSRTWTFAYDASDRLSTLTYPADGGVTPTLAFTYNAFNRITVITDQAGSAWDTGYSNGRVVSALDPVDGGTRAGQGLQYIDTASNGLFDTNYTDRDAAVWTYKFESAGLLREKGIQGQTAQVTLTYDADYNYTSYVDPAGGGMYFQYGAAGTLTGAQLPLTGTEIVGDYGDTILTWERPDAVNKPNFWRIVNALDADGTESQFLYEEAGDPAEMTSHIVAEPDSDPVSYPNADSVLSELPRGSGWRMYWCHPVLGLYPLEREEAAIEAGEYVAAPPEPEAYIPGVYAWHRWRLLGPISHLGISYFTGQTDNKGNAVFHYVDYGAPASWPHCHSNRRYALTQKVGIDEPHFDAAHPGLFECFESSSRNYFGNCCQYNLLGWGNPNSNGAINAFRSVDKGCNIVNAPAHLRRWAPGWTNTNATFNNGSCSGY encoded by the coding sequence CGCGCAGGGTCGGCTGACGCGGGTGTACGACAGCGGGGGGAAGTATATTGAATTGGTGCGGGACACCAATGGTCGGCTGACGCAAGTCAAGAGTGCGGTCGAGACGGGCGGGGGCGGGTCGGAGCACCTGACGTTCAACTATGACGCCAATGGCCGGTTGCAGACGCTGGTCGGGCCGGACAGCCGGACGTGGACGTTTGCGTACGACGCGAGTGATCGCTTGTCGACGTTGACGTATCCGGCGGATGGGGGCGTGACGCCGACGCTGGCGTTCACGTACAACGCGTTCAATCGGATCACGGTCATTACCGATCAGGCCGGTAGCGCGTGGGACACGGGCTATAGCAATGGTCGGGTGGTGAGCGCGTTGGACCCGGTGGACGGGGGGACGCGGGCGGGGCAGGGGCTGCAGTACATCGACACGGCGAGCAATGGCCTGTTCGACACGAACTACACAGATCGTGATGCGGCGGTGTGGACGTACAAGTTCGAGTCGGCGGGGCTGTTGCGGGAGAAGGGCATTCAGGGGCAGACGGCGCAGGTCACGCTGACGTATGACGCGGACTACAACTACACGTCGTATGTCGACCCGGCGGGCGGCGGGATGTACTTCCAGTACGGTGCGGCGGGGACGCTGACGGGAGCGCAGTTGCCGTTGACCGGAACGGAGATTGTCGGCGACTACGGCGACACGATTTTGACCTGGGAGCGGCCGGACGCAGTCAACAAGCCGAACTTCTGGCGGATCGTGAACGCGCTGGATGCGGACGGCACGGAGAGCCAGTTTCTATATGAAGAGGCGGGCGACCCGGCGGAGATGACGTCGCATATCGTGGCCGAGCCCGACTCGGACCCGGTTTCGTATCCGAACGCGGACAGTGTGCTGTCAGAACTGCCGCGCGGCAGCGGCTGGCGGATGTACTGGTGTCACCCGGTGTTGGGGCTGTACCCGCTGGAGCGGGAAGAGGCGGCGATCGAGGCGGGTGAATACGTGGCGGCGCCGCCGGAGCCGGAGGCGTATATTCCGGGTGTATATGCGTGGCATCGCTGGCGTCTGTTGGGTCCGATCTCGCACCTGGGGATCTCGTACTTCACTGGCCAGACGGACAACAAGGGCAATGCAGTGTTTCACTACGTCGACTACGGCGCGCCTGCCTCTTGGCCGCACTGTCACTCGAACCGAAGGTATGCGCTGACGCAGAAAGTTGGTATCGACGAACCGCACTTCGATGCGGCGCATCCTGGGTTGTTCGAATGCTTCGAGTCGAGCAGCAGAAACTACTTCGGCAACTGCTGTCAGTACAACCTACTGGGCTGGGGCAATCCGAACAGCAATGGCGCGATCAATGCCTTCCGAAGCGTTGACAAGGGGTGCAACATCGTGAATGCGCCGGCACACCTGCGGCGTTGGGCGCCCGGGTGGACCAACACGAATGCTACCTTCAACAACGGTTCCTGCTCGGGATACTGA